A genome region from Chryseobacterium sp. G0186 includes the following:
- a CDS encoding SMI1/KNR4 family protein codes for MNIQYLKKLQLTPKIGIRKIRGVSENLIKKVEQKFNIQFPSAYSEFLFLAGESCGALPIMDTSDLETISSDWHYEIMQEEIKETGLKNKLTRPFWLFAESNGCEQFYFFYLDDGNNPTIYLVDYSMTDDTKREIKSLKVNFSTFIEKKIDTAFKILEEGW; via the coding sequence ATGAATATTCAATATTTAAAAAAACTACAGTTAACACCTAAAATTGGAATTAGGAAAATTAGAGGTGTATCAGAGAATTTAATAAAAAAGGTTGAACAAAAATTCAACATACAATTTCCATCGGCTTACTCTGAATTTCTTTTTTTAGCCGGTGAATCATGTGGAGCACTTCCTATAATGGATACATCTGATCTGGAAACGATTTCTTCAGACTGGCATTATGAAATAATGCAGGAGGAAATTAAAGAAACAGGATTAAAGAATAAACTAACTCGTCCTTTTTGGCTCTTTGCAGAAAGTAATGGTTGTGAACAATTTTATTTTTTTTATTTAGATGATGGGAACAATCCAACCATTTATTTAGTAGACTATTCTATGACAGATGATACGAAAAGAGAGATTAAATCTTTAAAGGTAAACTTCAGTACTTTTATCGAGAAAAAAATAGATACTGCCTTTAAAATATTGGAAGAAGGTTGGTGA
- a CDS encoding transposase — MKKSKYSELQVFGILKEQEQGKSVIEICRNHGITQGTFYRWKSKYSGMESSDIEKMRELESENSKLKKLYAERCLEIEALKDVLSKSGKAFWFT, encoded by the coding sequence ATGAAAAAGAGTAAATATTCGGAACTCCAGGTTTTTGGAATCTTAAAAGAACAGGAACAGGGAAAGAGTGTTATTGAAATTTGTCGCAATCATGGCATTACGCAAGGAACTTTCTATCGTTGGAAGAGCAAATATTCGGGTATGGAAAGTTCAGATATTGAAAAGATGCGAGAATTAGAATCAGAAAACTCAAAACTTAAGAAACTTTATGCAGAACGCTGTTTAGAGATTGAAGCCTTAAAGGATGTTTTGTCAAAAAGTGGTAAAGCCTTCTGGTTTACGTGA
- a CDS encoding PepSY domain-containing protein, which translates to MITKEKALEIVKQYLQDRKRDYVFIVEKDKVRYEEQKRIGYGKYEDSKRNTFVVNYDIEGYPEPIPHFVIVDAEKGEVLFTLTSHGYAEEWEDEEEV; encoded by the coding sequence ATGATAACAAAAGAAAAAGCATTAGAAATTGTGAAGCAATACTTACAAGATCGAAAAAGAGATTATGTTTTTATTGTTGAAAAAGATAAGGTTCGTTATGAGGAACAAAAAAGGATTGGATATGGAAAATATGAAGACTCTAAACGAAATACTTTTGTTGTCAATTATGACATTGAAGGTTACCCAGAACCCATTCCTCACTTTGTTATTGTAGATGCTGAAAAAGGAGAAGTACTTTTTACTTTAACATCACATGGCTATGCTGAGGAATGGGAAGATGAAGAAGAAGTATAA